Proteins encoded by one window of Myripristis murdjan chromosome 1, fMyrMur1.1, whole genome shotgun sequence:
- the etaa1a gene encoding ewing's tumor-associated antigen 1, which yields MSEARRKFEAPSRPTDTQRQCPTTGGSKPRSNRLSRSFRQTQQTQAQAASPKTQQPEFKTPSRVPRSRYVGGFTAESPHNEPEFHHDIVWDATSPSPVRAGKRGKTRSVNAGVVDIAEIVSRIAPKHGRPAVIEPTLQQWIGDSATIPCTPDVQLPKPKKKSPRPNGVDDLLKLAKQFDLNMFHHDEEEAEEMHQQSLELLSEDILDLESGDDYKLPPVPTETSQPAVNTATVRDSQANLPLDLHMEDDLDFLFDGPTQHLSGNLSQISVAPSSNAKPAPPPISQAASGKDSAPLRGPIPSFSTKHSKASEVDNIFEDDWGNDDLLNDSLLLEMTQNPKSFATPKHCSTQRGSREIQYQRNNAVNIPANAVQHQPENRHVPSAVSKAAKENVKHRMTFKLEANTNFPFRGILTDASAISNSDGNTCAGRKVAQPGQSSFSKDLSIESGSRFNWKSHHSNIKSNPQEAVCPQRTSIPNSSAKLNTCASTSSCTSNVKATTSYPMKPSPTEGISNHKPPERREVPAPPVPSRNSDFLDDDLDSFFMSDSGWSDQEDDDLLCEMCEDMESQVQSVENYSSKNTPLPIGHPVNQRPALAPSSRVWDSRNQQTQVKMEPFKHVPTNPQSSGGGGTCGPSFSKNLTPASLLPGSSRPAGQSFAGTYASKGTAHLQSNTGKESHKHTQASSTSRIGTLTNQQWSAIQSAAASSLGNTAKHQNQFTFKRSHNPVTTVTNKGFPAAPTGKCSAAEIELKKQQAMERRRLRIQANQNLRAPT from the exons ATGAGCGAAGCCCGGAGGAAGTTTGAGGCTCCGTCCCGTCCGACTGACACTCAGCGACAGTGTCCGACAACTGGCGGCTCAAAGCCCAGATCCAACCGGCTGAGCAGGAGCTTCAGACAGACTCAgcaaacacaggcacaggcCGCCTCCCCCAAGACCCAGCAGCCGG AATTCAAGACTCCGAGCCGAGTCCCGAGGTCCAGGTATGTTGGCGGTTTCACTGCAGAGTCTCCGCACAACGAGCCGGAGTTTCACCACGACATCGTCTGGGACGCCACGTCTCCGTCGCCCGTCAGAGCCG GTAAAAGAGGCAAAACTCGATCTGTTAATGCCGGTGTTGTGGACATCGCAGAGATCGTGAGCAGGATCGCTCCAAAG CATGGCAGACCTGCAGTGATAGAGCCGACTTTGCAGCAGTGGATCGGAGACAGCGCCACCATTCCCTGCACTCCGGACGTACAGCTTCCCAAACCCAAGAAGAAATCCCCAAG GCCAAACGGAGTGGACGATCTGTTGAAGCTGGCCAAGCAGTTTGACTTAAACATGTTTCATCACGATGAAGAAGAAGCTGAAGAAATGCACCAGCAAAGTTTGGAGCTTCTCTCTGAGGATATTTTGGATCTGGAGAGCGGTGATGACTATAAACTTCCACCTGTGCCTACTGAAACCTCTCAGCCTGCTGTTAATACAGCGACTGTGAGAGACTCTCAGGCCAATTTGCCCCTCGATCTCCACATGGAGGACgatttggattttcttttcGATGGGCCGACCCAGCACTTAAGCGGAAATTTAAGTCAAATCTCGGTTGCTCCATCGTCAAATGCAaaacctgctcctcctccaaTCTCCCAAGCAGCTTCTGGGAAGGATTCTGCCCCATTGCGTGGTCCCATCCCAAGTTTTTCCACGAAACACAGCAAAGCTAGTGAAGTGGACAACATCTTTGAGGATGACTGGGGAAACGACGATTTACTAAATGACTCTTTACTCTTGGAGATGACCCAAAACCCAAAGAGCTTTGCCACTCCAAAGCACTGCTCGACCCAGAGAGGATCCAGAGAAATACAGTATCAGCGGAATAACGCAGTGAATATTCCTGCTAATGCTGTGCAACATCAACCAGAGAACCGACACGTCCCGTCAGCTGTTTCTAAAGCAGCaaaggaaaatgtaaaacacagaatGACCTTCAAACTGGAGGCTAATACTAATTTCCCTTTCAGAGGAATCCTGACAGATGCATCGGCAATCTCCAACTCAGATGGCAACACTTGTGCAGGACGTAAGGTCGCACAGCCGGGTCAGTCTTCATTCAGCAAAGACCTTTCCATCGAGAGCGGTTCTCGATTCAACTGGAAGTCGCATCATTCAAACATCAAGTCAAATCCTCAGGAGGCGGTTTGCCCTCAAAGGACTTCTATCCCCAACTCCAGTGCAAAATTGAACACATGTGCTTCTACTAGCTCATGCacatcaaatgtaaaagctACTACAAGTTATCCAATGAAACCCTCTCCAACAGAGGGGATTTCTAACCATAAACCACCAGAGCGCAGGGAGGTACCTGCTCCCCCTGTCCCGTCAAGGAACAGCGACTTCCTGGACGATGACTTGGACTCTTTCTTCATGTCGGACTCGGGCTGGAGCGACCAGGAGGATGACgacctgctttgtgaaatgtgtgaagACATGGAGAGCCAAGTCCAGAGTGTCGAGAACTATTCCTCCAAGAATACCCCGCTGCCAATTGGACATCCAGTAAACCAGAGACCAGCGCTGGCACCCTCGAGTAGAGTGTGGGACAGCAGGAATCAGCAAACCCAAGTCAAGATGGAACCGTTCAAACACGTCCCAACCAATCCACAGTCCTCTGGAGGAGGTGGCACCTGTGGTCCGTCTTTTTCCAAAAACCTAACACCTGCATCTCTGCTGCCCGGTTCAAGTCGACCAGCTGGACAGTCATTTGCTGGGACTTACGCCTCTAAAGGCACGGCACATTTACAGAGCAATACAGGGAAggagtcacacaaacacacacaagccagcAGCACATCTCGCATTGGCACCTTGACCAATCAACAATGGAGTGCCATCCAATCAGCAGCTGCATCGTCGCTTGGAAACACTGCCAAACATCAGAATCAGTTTACCTTTAAGAGATCACACAACCCAGTTACCACGGTGACCAACAAAG GTTTTCCTGCAGCGCCGACGGGGAAGTGTTCTGCGGCCGAGATCGAGCTGAAGAAGCAGCAGGCGATGGAGAGACGGCGCCTGCGGATTCAGGCGAACCAGAACCTCAGAGCCCCGACCTGA